The window GGGGCGTCGCGCTTGTGTCGATGGTGGGATTCCGTGACTTCGACGTCGTATCCGGGCAAATCGTGGACCGCATTCCCGACTGCTCGGAGTAGCGCCTGAATCCCCCGTGAGAAATTGCTCGCGTGAAGGACTGGCACTCGCTCGCTCGCTTCGCGGAGGGCAGCCTCGCCGCCCTCCGTGAACCCCGTCGTCCCGACGACGCAGGCGACGTCCGCCTCCGCGCAGTCGCCGACGAATTCCTGACTCGCTTCGGGAACTGAAAAATCGACGAGTACGTCGGGGTCGTACTCCGCGAGGGCACTTTCGAACTCGCTCGCGGGTTCGATGGGGCGTCCGTCGATTTCTCCCGACAGTTCACGGCTGACGCCCGCGACGACGCCCGCGTCGTCGCGGGCGTCTGCCTCCTCGATGACCCGTCGTCCCATTCGTCCGGTTGCACCGGAAACGAGAACGCGCGTCTCGGACGATTCCCGCATCATACGGATTCCTCCAGACGATCGAGGACTCCGGCCAGTTCGTCGCGATTTTCCGCAGAGAGCGGTGACAGCGGCGGACGCAGTCCGCTCGGCCCATAGCCACGAAGTTCCATCGCCGTCTTCACCGGAATCGGGTTCGTCTCCGAGAACAGTGCGCGGAACAGCGGCCCGAGGTCGTATTGGAGTTCCCGTGCTCTGTCGTAGTTACCGTCGAGTGCCGATTCGACCAACTCACAGGTCCGCTCGGGTTCGACGTTCGCCGATACGCTGATGGTCCCCGTCGCACCGAGCGACAGCATCGGAAGCGTCAGCGCATCGTCGCCCGACAGCACCGAAAACGCCTCGTCTCGGGTTCGCTCGATGATTTCGCTTATCTGCCCGAGGTCGCCGCTCGCAGCTTTGTAGCCCGCGATGTTTTCGTGCTCTGCCAACGAGACCGTCGTCTCCACGTCGATGTTTCGTCCCGTTCGGGACGGGACGTTGTAGACGATTTGTGGCAGGTCAACTTCGTCGGCGATGGTCCGGTAATGTCGTTCCATCCCGGCCGGTTCGGGATTGTTGTAGTACGGCGAAATGAGAAGGAGTCCGTCCGCCCCGGCGTCTTCGGCGCGTCGGGAGAGTTCGAGTGCTTCGTGCGTGGCGTTGCTTCCGGTTCCGGCGATGACCGGGACGTCTACGGCCTCGACCACTGCCTCCACGACTTCCGCGTGTTCGTCGTGGGTCAGGGTCGCGCTTTCGCCGGTCGAACCGACGGGAACGAGGCCGTGTACGCCGGCCCGTTCCAGACGTTGGGCGTCGCTGCGAAGTTGGTCGTAATCGATGCTGTCTCCCGTGAAGGGCGTCGTCATCGCGGGGTAGACCCCGCGGAACGGTGTGTTTGTCATTGGTTTTGAGTCGGAAATCGGTGATCGCGCGGTGCAAAACGAGGATGATCCACGACGGGTGTGCCAATCCCGCCGAGAACCGTTTATGCCGCGCGTTTTGTGCGTTTTCCGACTGTGCGGTCGCTCGTCCCAAACGAAAGCAGGGGGTGAGCGACTACACATGGCATATACGACATGGCTGTTCCGTGGGGACTTATGCCTTACGCCGCAGGCAGAGTCTGCGGCGGCTCTCGGGTTCCCATCGTTTCCTCGGACGGGGGGAGTCTAAACGAAGGCTGAAACGATCTGTCAGCAGTCGTTCGGTTCGTCACGCTCTCGTTCGCTCCAACCGTGACGCTACGTTCCAGCTCGAGTACACATTTAAATACGATGGGAATTTATGTCAAAGTATGAATTGGAACCTCATCGGTCGGTGTGGCGTGCGATACACGTTCGCTTACGCCGGTCTCACCGTTGCTATCGTCTACGCCGTGACGCGGTCGGGGCTGGTTCTGCTCTCCACGTTCGGGTTCGGATTGGTCGTCCTGCTCTTCGCGCTCGGTGGGACTGGGACCGTGCGAATGGGGACGGGGATGACCAATGCGGATTCGATAGGTACCCGGAGCACTATCGTCGATCCGAATGATTTATCGGCGAAACGGATGGACAGCGACATCAAATTCATCTTTTACGGCGTCGGATTACTGCTGTTCGCCGCGCTCGCACTCCTCCTTCACGGGTGAGTACAATCCGGCGGTCTTATCACGTCTCCGGAAATAGCCACGGTCGATGCTCGTCCTTGGAGATGCCCACGCCGCCGACCCCGAAAACCGGCGCGCCCTCTTTGCGGCCTACCGCGAAGCAGACCAAGACGTAACTCTGCAACTCGGTGACTTGGAGTACTACGATCTACCGAAACCGACGTGGTTCATCGCGGGCAACAACGAGGACTTCGATACGATTTCGGCACTTCGAAACGGTCTGGTGTCGAACTCCGAGGTGCGAAACGCCAACCTGCTGGCAAGTACCGCCGTCGAGCTCGACGGGTTACGCATCGCCGGGTTGTCGGGAAACTACGCGCCCACTCAATACGACCGTCCACGTGCGAATCTCGTCGGCGAACGTCGCCGTCACTTCACCCACGAAGACGTCGAACGCGCGATGTCGTTGGAATCCGTCGATGTACTGATGACCCACGAAGCACCGCACGGGTTGCCCGTTTCCGAAGAGTACGAAGTCGGATGCCAGTATGTAGACGACCTACTCTCCGCGCTCGACCCTGACCTCTGTCTTATCGGACACCACCACCAACACTCGGAAACGACCATCGGTAATACTCGCGTCATCAGTTTAGCACCGACGTGGGAACGATATTACATACTTGATCCCGACTCCCTCTCTCTCACGTGGGCGGAGATGAAAGAAAACTGAAGACGGCTAAGCAGGAACCTCTTTATGCGAGTAGTTATCACACCAAGGTATGACCGAGATTCACCCCGCTCAGCGCGTCACGGTGCTGGCCGACGCGCAAAACCTCTATCATACGGCTCAAAGTGTTTACAGCCGTAATATCGACTACTCGTCCCTCCTTTCTAAAGCAACCCAAGATCGAGAGCTAACACGTGCTATCGCGTACGTCATTCAAGCGGACAGTCCCGACGAGGACCGGTTTTTCGATGCGCTCACGGAAATCGGGTTCGAGACGAAAATAAAGGCGATCAAAACGTTCGGCGACGGATCGAAAAAAGCCGATTGGGACGTCGGCATCTGCCTCGACGCGATTACGCTCGCACCGAAGGTGGACACCGTCGTTCTCTGTACGGGCGACGGTGACTTCGCACAACTCGCGACGCATCTTCGCCACGAGGGTGTGCGCGTGGAAGTGATGGGGTTCCAAGAATCGTCCGCGGAAGAACTCATCGACGCTGCCGACACGTTCGTCGATATGAGCGAACGGGCTGATACGTTTCTGCTTTAAACCGGTCGGCCGTCCTCGGCAGTTCCGTACATGAGCGCACCCGCCGCGAGTGCAACCGTGGCGAGCCCAGCCAGTGCGTTCCCGACGAGCGATCCCGCCATGGACGTGATGGCGAAGATCAGGACGCTTCCGGCTAACAGAAGCGCGATTCCGAGTAGTTCTTTGGTGTTCATACGCGCCTTTCGGACTCATTCCTAATAAATCACTCTCAAACCGATAGACTGCAGCATGGTAACCAATGACATTGGTATGCTTTGATATGGCATTCGAAGGATGTCGAAGGGCTTTCACCCTCCCACTACGAATCCGGCCCAATGACCGACGCAGGAGCTGAAACGGCGGAGTCCGACGACCTTCCCGCGCTTCGAATCACTGCCGATTATCAGTTCGGAGCGGGCGCCGGAACCGCACTGTTCCCGAAGAACGAGGAGTTGGAAATCCGTCGCTCGTCGTCCGGCCGCCCGCAGCAGGTTCACGCCGACGGTACCAGACTCGTCACCTACGCGACTGACGGGCGATTTACGCTCGGACTCGCAGGCGGTTCCCGACTCGCAGCGGCTCTCGACGCACCAGCAGGCCGCGTCATCGTCGGTGACGAGAGCGAACCGTTCGTTCGCGACGGCAAGAACGTCTTCGCCAAATTCGTCGACTCGGTAGACGAGGACGTTCGCGCCGGCGACGAGGTACTCGTTACGCACGAAAACGGTGATCTGCTCGCGGTCGGTCGCGCCGAACTCGACGCCGACGCCATCCTCGATTTCACCACTGGAATGGCCGTTAAAGTGCGCGACGGTGCGGATGAATAGGTCGTTCCATCCCGTAGTCCCGCTGTTTTCGTCGCGCTCGGCGGAATGACCGTGACTGCGATTGGACCGTTCCGTCGATAGCGAGCCACAAATCGAGCCCCGATTTCGGCCTTCGAACCCGACCGAAACCTTCCCCCGGCATACTGTTCGCTTTTACAGCCATTTTCGCCCCGGCCTCGGAACTCCCTCGATGAGCCGTTCACCTGTCGTTTCGGAGGCTATGGCCACTGTCCAACGCGACGAGGGGGAGAAAATAAGTCGCCGCGTTTGCGTCACGTTTTTTGCCCTCCGTTCCGACGATTCGGGTATGTTTGGAGGAGGCGGCGGCGGACTCAACCCCCGAAAGATGCAACAGATGATGAAGCAAATGGGAATCGACGTGGACGA of the Haladaptatus caseinilyticus genome contains:
- the dapB gene encoding 4-hydroxy-tetrahydrodipicolinate reductase, giving the protein MMRESSETRVLVSGATGRMGRRVIEEADARDDAGVVAGVSRELSGEIDGRPIEPASEFESALAEYDPDVLVDFSVPEASQEFVGDCAEADVACVVGTTGFTEGGEAALREASERVPVLHASNFSRGIQALLRAVGNAVHDLPGYDVEVTESHHRHKRDAPSGTANTIIDRIESAGEFDGRVHGREGDALRESDEIGVHARRAGGIRGEHEILLANDHEELRLTHRAGSRAVFADGALDAAVWLTGRTPGRYDFSEVVAE
- the dapA gene encoding 4-hydroxy-tetrahydrodipicolinate synthase, with the translated sequence MTNTPFRGVYPAMTTPFTGDSIDYDQLRSDAQRLERAGVHGLVPVGSTGESATLTHDEHAEVVEAVVEAVDVPVIAGTGSNATHEALELSRRAEDAGADGLLLISPYYNNPEPAGMERHYRTIADEVDLPQIVYNVPSRTGRNIDVETTVSLAEHENIAGYKAASGDLGQISEIIERTRDEAFSVLSGDDALTLPMLSLGATGTISVSANVEPERTCELVESALDGNYDRARELQYDLGPLFRALFSETNPIPVKTAMELRGYGPSGLRPPLSPLSAENRDELAGVLDRLEESV
- a CDS encoding metallophosphoesterase family protein — encoded protein: MLVLGDAHAADPENRRALFAAYREADQDVTLQLGDLEYYDLPKPTWFIAGNNEDFDTISALRNGLVSNSEVRNANLLASTAVELDGLRIAGLSGNYAPTQYDRPRANLVGERRRHFTHEDVERAMSLESVDVLMTHEAPHGLPVSEEYEVGCQYVDDLLSALDPDLCLIGHHHQHSETTIGNTRVISLAPTWERYYILDPDSLSLTWAEMKEN
- a CDS encoding LabA-like NYN domain-containing protein, giving the protein MTEIHPAQRVTVLADAQNLYHTAQSVYSRNIDYSSLLSKATQDRELTRAIAYVIQADSPDEDRFFDALTEIGFETKIKAIKTFGDGSKKADWDVGICLDAITLAPKVDTVVLCTGDGDFAQLATHLRHEGVRVEVMGFQESSAEELIDAADTFVDMSERADTFLL
- a CDS encoding PUA domain-containing protein → MTDAGAETAESDDLPALRITADYQFGAGAGTALFPKNEELEIRRSSSGRPQQVHADGTRLVTYATDGRFTLGLAGGSRLAAALDAPAGRVIVGDESEPFVRDGKNVFAKFVDSVDEDVRAGDEVLVTHENGDLLAVGRAELDADAILDFTTGMAVKVRDGADE